Proteins encoded together in one Mustelus asterias unplaced genomic scaffold, sMusAst1.hap1.1 HAP1_SCAFFOLD_122, whole genome shotgun sequence window:
- the LOC144484656 gene encoding uncharacterized protein LOC144484656, producing the protein MEKPWKCGDCGKRYRSPSELEVHRRSHTGARPFACSQCGKGFSEISHLRTHQRVHTGERPFTCSQCGKGFSQLSSLQTHQRVHTGERPFTCSQCGKGFSQLSNLQTHQRVHTGERPFTCSQCGKGFSQLSNLRKHQRVCTGERPFTCSQCEKEFTHLSSLQTHQRVHTGERPFTCPQYGEGFTQSSNLQTHQRVHTGEKPFTCSQCGKGVTQLSSLRTHLRVHTGERPFTCSQCGKGFSDSSSLRRHERVHTGERPFTCSQCGKEFTQLSSLRTHERVHTGERPFTCSQCGKGFSQLSNLRTHERIHTGEKPFTCSQCGKGFTDLSNLCTHQRVHTGERPFTCSQCGKGFRVSAQLLRHQQVHE; encoded by the coding sequence atggagaaaccatggaaatgcggggactgtgggaagagatacagatccccatcagagctggaagttcatcggcgcagtcacactggagcgAGGCCATTcgcctgttctcagtgtgggaagggattcagtgaaatatcccacctgcggacacaccagcgagttcacactggggagaggccgttcacctgctctcagtgtgggaagggattcagtcagttatccagcctgcagacacaccagcgagttcacactggggagaggccgttcacttgctctcagtgtgggaaaggattcagtcaattatccaacttgcagacacaccaacgagttcacactggggagagaccgttcacttgctctcagtgtgggaagggattcagtcagttatccaacctgcgcaaacaccagcgagtttgcactggggaaaggccattcacctgctctcagtgtgagaaggaattcactcatttatccagcctgcagacacaccagcgagttcacactggggagaggccgttcacctgccctcagtatggggagggattcactcaatcatccaacctgcagacacaccagcgagttcacactggggagaaaccattcacttgctctcagtgtgggaagggagtcACTCAGTTATCGAGTCTGCGGACACAcctgcgagttcacactggggagagaccattcacctgctctcagtgtgggaagggattcagtgattcatccagtcTGCGGAGacatgagcgagttcacactggggagaggccgttcacctgctctcagtgtgggaaggaattcactcagttatccagtctgCGGACCcatgagcgagttcacactggggagaggccgttcacctgctctcagtgtgggaagggattcagtcagttatccaatctgcggacacacgagcgtattcacactggggagaaaccgttcacctgctctcagtgtgggaagggattcactgacttatccaACCTGtgcacacaccagcgagttcacactggggagaggccgttcacctgctctcagtgtggaaagggtttcagagtttcagcccagctgctgagacaccaacaagttcacgagtga
- the LOC144484644 gene encoding uncharacterized protein LOC144484644 has protein sequence MEKPWKCGDCGKGFISPSQLEIHWRSHTGERPFTCSVCGKGFAQLIVLQRHQRVHTGERPFTCSACGKGFTQLSNLWRHQQFHTGERPFTCSVCGKGFTQLSNLWRHQQFHTGERPFTCSVCGKGFTQLPGLLKHKVTHTQERPFKCSDCGRDFKSSRELLVHQRIHTEERPFSCYHCTKTFKRSSHLLEHQRTHTGEKPFSCPQCGKGFSSSSNLQKHQRVHTGERPFTCAVCGKGFTQSSQLQTHQRVHTREKPFTCTVCGKGFTQSSHLQTHQRVHQSCSHAEQKRTFVPLNLH, from the coding sequence atggagaaaccgtggaaatgtggagactgtgggaaaggatttatatctccatctcagctggaaatacACTGGCGCagtcatactggggagagaccattcacctgctctgtttgtggaaagggatttgctcagttaattgttctgcagagacaccagcgagtgcacactggggagaggccgttcacatgCTCTGCGTGtggtaagggattcactcagttatccaatctgtggagacaccagcaatttcacactggggagaggccattcacctgctctgtgtgtgggaagggattcactcagttatccaatctatGGAGACACCAGcaatttcacactggggagaggccattcacctgctctgtgtgtgggaagggattcactcagttgcccGGCCTGTTGAAACACAAGGTCACTCACacgcaggagagaccctttaaatgctctgactgtgggagggatttcaaaagctctcgggaactgttggtgcaccagcgaattcacactgaggagagaccattcagctgctatcactgcacaaagacatttaaAAGGTCATCCCACTTGCTGGAACACCAGcggactcacactggggagaaaccattcagttgccctcagtgtgggaagggatttagttcatcatccaacctgcagaaacaccagcgagttcacacgggggagagaccattcacctgcgctgtgtgtgggaagggattcactcagtcatcccaactgcagacacaccagcgagttcacaccagggagaaaccattcacctgcactgtgtgtgggaagggattcactcagtcatcccatctgcagacacaccagcgagttcatcaGTCTTGCAGTCATGCAGAACAGAAGAGGACCTTcgtcccattgaatctgcactga